Genomic DNA from Halalkalicoccus tibetensis:
ATTGCGGACATACCTCCGTTAGAAGATGATTCGGTAATAACCTGTGCAATCACAGCATGGGCTAACGTACGTATGGCTCTGAAAGAGCTCTTACAGCACAATCGAACAACTAGACCCAATCTATTTAGTAATAGAATGACCGAAAGAGAACCGATGGCTATAGATCAATCGTCTTCTCCATCTCTTAGCGATCAACTGGCAACTCTCCAGTCTGACGATCCACGACGATACGCTCTCCTCAAACGCTATGTCGACAAACTCGAAGAACTTCTGGAAGACGCTGACCGCAACTACGCCTCGGCAAAACAGCTCCACTCACAGTGGGAGGACCCACCGTTTCAACCCCAGATTACTGGCCAGCTGCTCAGCACGGCCGCCACTCTCGAGATTCTACAGGTACATGCCCATCGAAGCAATCGTAATCGATGCGATCTAACGGCGTACAATCAGACACGCCTGGAACACCTTGCTACTCTTCTCAACACTAACCACGACTAACTAGTCGAACACAACGTTTTGTCAGCCAGTCTCAGACTCGGGACCCTCCAGCTCATCAAGATACTGGTCTTCCCAGTCGCGGCGCGCTTGAACTTCCCGACGTCCCCGGTCGGTGAGTTCGTACTTGTTCGTTCGCCGGTCAAGCTCACCTTTCTTCACCAATCCCTTGTCAACGAGCGTATCGAGGTTCGGATACAACCGTCCGTGATGGACCTCCGCTTCGTAATACTCCTCGAGAGCATCTTTTATCTGAAGCCCGGCCGGCTCTTCGAGCCCCCCAATAGCATAGAGCAGGTCACGTTGGAAGCCTGTCAAGTCATCCATACCATCTACTAATAGAGGGACGCCGTCAATATTCTGTATTATCTCACGTCGTCTGCCCGAATAAAAACGGAGAAGGAGTTACCTTGTGCAACACGCTTTCTATTCCAACGCATGTTGCACAAGGCAGACAGTGCCTTCCTTCTTGTAGTCAAACTCGATCACTTAACGAAAAGAGTCAGCGAAACGGATCACCAGTACTAGTCTAAACTTATATTAATATAATACTCATACGAGCAGTATCTCGCTCTATGGATCGGCGCCAATTCTTACGAGACGCCACAGCAGTGGCGACAGGAACAGCTCTTGGGGCAAGTGCAGGCTGCTTAGAATTACTCGGCCTCACTGACCGTGGACCCACTGGACTCGGTGGAGGACCGACCTTCCAGGATGTCCATCGTGATGAGGCCGATACTGTCGTTGAGTCCGCAAGCGTCCTCGTAGACGAACTCAACCAAGACCAGACCATCTGGATTCCCGACGATGCGACGATCGATATGAGCGGGCGGAGTCCGACGATTCAGAATGCAACCATCGCATCAGGCCGCTCCGAAGAAAGTTCGGGAGCACTGATCACGACACAGGATCGAGGCATGACCTCACCGGCGATGAGTGACGCGCTGTTCACCTTAGAGGGTAATGCCCGAGTCACCGGCGTAACGATTCGTGGCCCCCATCACGACTATACCGATTCAACGATCGTCCCAGGCTACATTCCACTGGCCCCAGGTGATACCTACGCCGAACGCCAGCAGTGGCGCGACGATTGGTACGCACGCGCGATCTCGATGCAGGCCGATTCATCCCAGGTCGACAACTGCGAGATTTGGGGTTTCTCGACGGGAATCATGGTCGGCAGTCGCAATACCTCTGTCTCGCCGTCGATCCTCTATTCCTACATCCATAACTGCATGATGACCTCCTCGGGATACCCGATCGACGTCAAGCGCGGAACACCGCCGATTTATCGCTGTGCGTTCGACGCCTACCGACACGCGTTGAATGGCTATGGAACGGCCGACGCGGGCTACATCGCCGTTGAGTGCGATTTTGGCCCGCATACGGCCAGCCACATTCTTGACATGCATGGCATTCACAACAACGAGGACGGCTCAGGCTCACCCGACGACCTACGCTACCAGTGGCGAGCTGGCGGTACGATGATCACGCGGCGCTGTCGGATCATGCCGACGAACGTGATCGATGAAACTCATCACAACCATGGTCCCGGCTACGTGAACCACAACGAAGGCGGACACACACCTCACGTGCACGTTCGGGGAGTTCCAGCAGATGGCTTCTATTTCGAGAACAACATCTGTGCTCACCCTTCTCCCGATGAAGCGATCGATCAGAGTTCAGTCCCGGGTAGTTATGACACTAACGAGAACGGCTGGCACAACGTCTACACAGAAGGGAATCAGTGGGGCGTTGAACTCAGTGGTGAGGCACAGGCAGAGAACTAATCGGCGCGGTCGTAGACCGTCGGTTCGATATCCACGTGTCCCGGCTGGCCACGGGCTTGATCGGGCGTAATAGTTGATTCGAACGAGTCACTCTCACCAGCTCTGAGGTCATGCACTGATACGAGATCAGCGGTCAGATAGGCTCCATCCGCATCGGAGAACGTGATCTCGAGGTCAATGACATCGATCGACGTTTCGCTGACGTTCGTGACCGTCCCCGCAACGCGCGCTGCACCGCTGTCCTCGAGGTCTGCCTCAGCGTCGATCTCGATATCATCGGGGCTTCGCTGCTCAGTTTCGCTCGTACCGTGGTCCTCGTATTCGTCCTCGTCTACCTCTAAGTCCTCTTCGTCAGGTTCGTGCTGGCGCTCTTCCTCATCGCTTGTCCCCTCGGAATCAGCCTCTGACGGCGTATCTGCAGACTCCTCTGTGTCGGTGTCATCAGTAGCCTCTCCAGTAGACGACTCCTCGTCAGATTCCGACTCACTATCATCCGGTTCCTCTGTATCAGTTGATCCCGTCTCAGCGCCTTCCTCTTCCCACCAGCGAGTGCCGACACATCCTGCCGACATAACAAGCAGACTGCTTCCAGCAATCCCATTCAGAAGCTGGCGTCGTGAGACCATTATCTAAATAATTAGGCCCCCAGTCCAATACCAAACACCAACAGACCCCAGTAGCCAACGAACAGCACCAAATTCCGGATACTCAGGCGAGACAGCTCATCACCAGCGCCAACCACCAGAATACCCCCGGCCATCGTGAGCACCGCCGCAGAGGCAATTCCCCATTCACTACTGAGCGCGAGCGCTATGCCGATCGTTCCAGCGCCGATTACCTTCGCTGCAGTCGTGTTTGTCGATGTGTTCAGTCCCACTGTGAGATACGTACAATTCTAATATAATATCAAACTTGTCCTAGTATTAGCAATTTGTATTCAACAGAGTACGCGAAGGGGCTACTCACGCTGTTCTCGATAGAGACAGCGCTGTGCATGGAGCAACATTCCGAGCCACGTGAACCCGTTTCGCTCTTTGGTCGCTTTGAGCTCCTCATACTGGTCTTCCGGCAGCTCAACGAGGATGCTCTTCATCGGTTGTTCCTTCTCTTCGTCCGTCTCGTCGTTCGTGGAATCACTATTAGCACACATGAGTGCGGAATTACTGGCTTTCTTAACGGCCCTACTCCCTGTCTCTTGTTTGATCGTTATTACTCTTAGCAAAGATTTATACAGCGCTGGTATATATGACTGGTTGTATGAGTCTAATACTAGTATTATACTGCTATAGTACTAGTGTAAGGCTCACGGGAAATCGACCACCAAATATAGCGGAGGTTTTGAGACAGTGAATTCACCCGTAGACATGAACTCAACGCACACACAGCAGACGAACACCGAGTCAGTGCAAACACCCATCGTCCGAGTCAAACGCCGATGTTCGAGGATCCCGACACAGTACGTTGCAGTAGGGGTTGCGCTGGTAGTACTGCTCGTTATCGCGACGACACCAGCCGCAGCCCAAGAATACTGTGATGATCCGGCTGGCGAACTGTTGGTCGCGATCGAAACGATGTTGATCAACTACGGCACGACACTGCTGTTCTTAGCGTTCCTGATCGGCGTTGCCATGTGGGGTCTGACTCCAATTTTCGCCGGTCAGAGTGCGATCGGCTTGACGATGGTGTTGCTATCGTTCGGTGCGGCGATCGCCTTCGTCGTCGGAACGCAGTTTTTCGGCATGACTTTCGAGATTGCCGGTGCCGGTGGCGAAAGCTGCTCGAGCGTCGTTGAGTAAGAGTCCCGTTTCACGGATTCGATCGAGTGACCTCCACAATCCTTAATAATGCACTTCAACTCGAATCGGCGCCTGGCACTCGGTATCCTCTGTGTCGCTCTTAGTCTCGCGTGTCTGCCGAGTGTGGCAGCTGGGACGCCAGTTGTCTCTTCGACAGTGACTGACGGCACGTCCCTCCAAATCGAGATCGAGGAGCCTGAAGACGAGGAGCTCCTTGAGGACGAAGATGAACAAGAAGACACAGACGAGATCTCCGTCGGCGTTTCTGATGAAGACGAAAATGAAGATAATGGCATTGTCGAAACTGAAGATGAGGAAGAAGGACAAGAAGGGGAGAGCGACGAAGAGTCGTCGCTGTCGGCCGAAGAGCAAGAGGACATAGAGGATCTTCCGATCGATGTCGATGAAGAAGATATCGACAGTGAGGAACTTGATGAAGAAAGTGGAGGTGCTGTGGACGACGGTGGAGACAGTACTGCAGGCGACACTGAACAAGTCGGCGGCGGTGAACTTGGACCAAACCTTTCGCCGGAAGACAACGCTGAGGCGCTCGCTGAGTGGTCCATCGAGCGCATGTACGTCGGTGTCGAGCTCCTGATCGATAACGTCTTCAACAATATGCTGGGGACCCCAACCCCAGAAAACGACGGCTGGCAGGGTATCTTCGGCCAGCCGGTCGGTGAGACCTACAGCGACCTCTATGAGGAGGTCTATATGCAGATGATCCTGCCGCCAGTGTTTCAGTTCATGATCCTGGGATTCATCGGGTTCACACTCTTTGTCGTCCCATTCTCACCGTTGACCGGCCAGCGAGTATGGTCAGTACTGCTTGGCATGTTCGGTGCAGCGGCGTTGGTGCTGTTTGCCTGGAACGTCGCCTCACTCCTGCACCACGTCTCCGATGCGGTGACAATGTGGTTCCTTCCGCAAGGGGAGGACTTCTTGAATGGTTCCGGGGTGACTGGAACAGCCGAACTCGAGCTTGCCTCCGGTCCACTCGCCGTTTTGCTCGGTGCGTACTTCGCCTCGTGGAACATTGGGATCGGCCTCTTGTTCATCCACGGTGCTCGGCAGGCGATCTTATTTTTCATGCCGACGGTCCTGCCGA
This window encodes:
- a CDS encoding PadR family transcriptional regulator, with translation MDDLTGFQRDLLYAIGGLEEPAGLQIKDALEEYYEAEVHHGRLYPNLDTLVDKGLVKKGELDRRTNKYELTDRGRREVQARRDWEDQYLDELEGPESETG
- a CDS encoding twin-arginine translocation signal domain-containing protein, encoding MDRRQFLRDATAVATGTALGASAGCLELLGLTDRGPTGLGGGPTFQDVHRDEADTVVESASVLVDELNQDQTIWIPDDATIDMSGRSPTIQNATIASGRSEESSGALITTQDRGMTSPAMSDALFTLEGNARVTGVTIRGPHHDYTDSTIVPGYIPLAPGDTYAERQQWRDDWYARAISMQADSSQVDNCEIWGFSTGIMVGSRNTSVSPSILYSYIHNCMMTSSGYPIDVKRGTPPIYRCAFDAYRHALNGYGTADAGYIAVECDFGPHTASHILDMHGIHNNEDGSGSPDDLRYQWRAGGTMITRRCRIMPTNVIDETHHNHGPGYVNHNEGGHTPHVHVRGVPADGFYFENNICAHPSPDEAIDQSSVPGSYDTNENGWHNVYTEGNQWGVELSGEAQAEN
- a CDS encoding FxLYD domain-containing protein; this translates as MVSRRQLLNGIAGSSLLVMSAGCVGTRWWEEEGAETGSTDTEEPDDSESESDEESSTGEATDDTDTEESADTPSEADSEGTSDEEERQHEPDEEDLEVDEDEYEDHGTSETEQRSPDDIEIDAEADLEDSGAARVAGTVTNVSETSIDVIDLEITFSDADGAYLTADLVSVHDLRAGESDSFESTITPDQARGQPGHVDIEPTVYDRAD